From the genome of Biomphalaria glabrata chromosome 1, xgBioGlab47.1, whole genome shotgun sequence, one region includes:
- the LOC106071394 gene encoding protein regulator of cytokinesis 1-like isoform X5, which translates to MDGIGNSSPCKEQLRFALNKVTDNAVQALCHIWDKMGIDDNQKSNRGDIAVTHVKNLMQDMVKEEELLMNKLERAIEDCTEKLSSLCEELSLPFVKLPATITMVQREKILRSKVEIMTKEKNERLAKYKDLYTVDQKLSTLMHTTSYYIPTGVVPSLEQLKEMEIHVNNLKAEKEKRHSEFISNKAKILELYRIMETDPDTSFGRDLICEDDDSFDLSIQNLETLRALYEKLVKEDMRMKEEADDLRDKLRSLWNRLETSDIDREEFEIQNEGHGSRVISNLKTQIAACEKQKLQNLQRFISGIRKELALWWTKCYFSKEQRDKFTGYNKDECSEELLEAHEKELEKIKQFYNSNREIFELIARREELFKSMIEFEEKASDPNRFFNDRGGKLLQEEKARKKLMKELPKVEEEVTEAIFKWQKDNNKEFLINGKSFPDYIEHQWKEFHLQKEQQKQSRKTFPQQKARAKQTQDEMLYGSKCASQTPNKRRVPTITTPMRTPLKARKDVTSSTLSVKVKVQCKGVNLF; encoded by the exons ATGGACGGAATTGG gAATTCCAGTCCATGCAAAGAACAGTTGCGCTTTGCTTTGAACAAAGTAACAGATAATGCTGTACAAGCACTTTGTCATATTTGGGACAAAATGGGAATAGATGACAATCAGAAAAGTAACAGAGGTGATATAGCAGTTACACATGTGAAGAATCTCATGCAAGATATGGTGAAAGAGGAAGAACTTTTGATGAACAAGCTGGAGCGAGCCATTGAGGACTGTACAGAAAAACTAAGCTCACTTTGTGAAGAATTATCTCTTCCATTTGTCAAG CTCCCAGCGACAATAACCATGGTACAGAGAGAAAAAATTCTGCGTTCAAAAGTAGAAATAATGACCAAAGAAAAGAATGAAAGGCTTGCAAAGTACAAAGATTTATATACTGTTGACCAAAAACTGAGTACTTTGATGCATACTACCTCTTATTACATACCTACTGGTGTTGTGCCTTCATTAGAGCAACTTAAGGAAATGGAAATACATGTGAATAATTTAAAAGCTGAAAAG GAAAAACGTCACAgtgaatttatttcaaacaaagcCAAAATTCTTGAACTGTATAGAATCATGGAAACTGATCCAGATACTTCATTTGGAAGAGATCTAATTTGTGAAGATGATGATAGCTTTGATCTCTCCATACAGAATTTGGAAACGTTAAGGGCATTATATGAGAAG cttGTAAAAGAGGACATGAGAATGAAAGAAGAAGCTGATGACCTCAGAGACAAATTGAGAAGCTTGTGGAATAGATTGGAGACCTCTGACATTGACAGAGAAGAATTTGAAATTCAAAATGAAGGTCATGGGTCAAGAGTTATTTCCAACTTGAAGACACAGATTGCAGCTTGTGAGAAACAAAAACTACAGAATTTACAGAGGTTCATCAGCGGTATCAGAAAGGAACTTGCATTATGGTGGACAAAATGTTATTTCAGTAAAGAACAACGAGATAAATTTACAGGCTACAACAAAG ATGAGTGCTCTGAAGAACTATTGGAAGCGCATGAAAAAGAACTCGAAAAAATCAAACAGTTCTATAATTCCAACCGAGAAATTTTTGAATTAATAGCTCGCCGTGAGGAATTGTTTAAGAGCATGATTGAATTTGAA GAAAAGGCCAGTGACCCAAACAGATTCTTTAATGACAGAGGTGGTAAATTATTGCAAGAAGAAAAGGCCAGGAAAAAACTAATGAAAGAGCTGCCCAAG GTTGAGGAAGAGGTCACAGAAGCCATTTTTAAGTGgcaaaaagataataataaagaatTTCTAATTAATGGCAAATCATTCCCAGACTACATAGAGCATCAATGGAAAGAATTTCATCTtcaaaaagaacaacaaaaacagTCCAGG aaaacatttcctCAGCAAAAGGCCAGAGCCAAACAAACGCAagatgaaatgttgtatggaagTAAATGTGCCTCACAGACGCCTAACAAAAGGAGAGTACCAACAATAACTACACCCATGCGGACACCTTTGAAAGCTAGAAAG GATGTTACAAGTTCGACTCTGTCTGTCAAAGTGAAAGTTCAGTGCAAAGGggtgaatttgttttaa